Proteins encoded together in one Hevea brasiliensis isolate MT/VB/25A 57/8 chromosome 16, ASM3005281v1, whole genome shotgun sequence window:
- the LOC110631545 gene encoding LOW QUALITY PROTEIN: probable WRKY transcription factor 25 (The sequence of the model RefSeq protein was modified relative to this genomic sequence to represent the inferred CDS: inserted 4 bases in 2 codons), producing MAASSGSLDTSANYHPSSFSFSTHSFMTTSFSDLLASGADDELLNTNTRRGFSDRIAERTGSGVPKFKSIPPPSLPISPPAVSPSSYFAIPPGLSPTELLDSPVLLNTSNILPSPTTGTFPAQVTNWETNSGRNQQNVKHEDPNYSDFSFQPPIRPPTTSCTMFQSLNTRIQTAQQQGWSFQESVKQDDFSMGKSMRSFSPEIAAIQTNTQTNNGFQSESGGHQQQQFQSVRDQRRSEDGYNWRKYGQKQVKGSENPRSYYKCTYPNCPTKKKVERSLDGQITEIVYKGSHNHPKPQSTRRSSSSSSSASNQAMIAPNLASSEMQDQSLVTHGSGQMDSVATPENSSISIGDDDFDSQKSKSRSDEFDEDEPEAKRWKAEGENEEISAPGSRTVREPRVVVQTTSDIDILDDGYRWRKYGQKVVKGNPNPRSYYKCTHPGCPVRKHVERASHDLRAVITTYEGKHNHDIPAARGSNSANRPLPENNNGSINSNKNAAMAVRPLALIHHSNNLTNPLRHLRLPATSEGEAHFSLEMLQNPDNFTFSGFGNXYTNQSSTEXVFSGAKEEPRAEMFLESLLC from the exons ATGGCTGCTTCTTCTGGGAGCTTAGATACATCTGCGAATTACCATCCATCAAGTTTCAGTTTCTCCACACACTCCTTCATGACCACCTCCTTCTCTGACCTTCTTGCATCTGGTGCCGATGATGAACTTCTTAACACAAATACTCGGCGAGGGTTTTCGGATCGAATTGCTGAGAGAACAGGGTCAGGTGTGCCTAAGTTCAAGTCTATTCCACCTCCTTCTTTGCCCATCTCTCCTCCTGCTGTTTCTCCTTCTTCTTACTTTGCTATTCCTCCTGGTTTAAGCCCCACTGAGCTTCTGGACTCTCCGGTGTTGTTGAACACTTCCAAC ATTTTGCCATCTCCAACTACCGGGACATTCCCAGCTCAGGTTACAAATTGGGAGACAAATTCTGGTAGAAACCAGCAAAATGTCAAGCATGAAGACCCAAATTATTCTGATTTCTCTTTCCAGCCACCGATTAGGCCTCCTACAACCTCATGTACAATGTTTCAATCTTTAAACACCAGAATTCAAACT GCACAGCAACAAGGGTGGAGTTTCCAAGAATCTGTCAAGCAAGATGATTTTTCCATGGGGAAGAGTATGCGTAGCTTCTCCCCAGAGATTGCTGCTATCCAAACAAACACCCAAACCAACAATGGATTCCAGTCAGAATCTGGAGGTCATCAGCAGCAGCAATTTCAGTCGGTTAGAGACCAGAGAAGATCAGAAGATGGATACAATTGGAGAAAATATGGACAAAAACAAGTTAAAGGAAGTGAAAACCCAAGAAGTTATTACAAGTGCACCTACCCCAATTGCCCAACAAAGAAGAAAGTTGAGAGGTCTTTGGATGGACAAATAACTGAGATAGTTTATAAGGGTAGCCATAACCATCCTAAGCCTCAATCTACTAGgagatcatcttcttcttcttcatcagcTTCCAATCAAGCAATGATAGCTCCTAATCTTGCATCAAGTGAGATGCAAGATCAATCACTTGTCACCCATGGCAGTGGACAAATGGATTCTGTTGCAACCCCTGAGAATTCTTCAATATCCATAGGGGATGATGATTTCGATTCGCAGAAGAGTAAATCCAGGAGCGATGAATTTGATGAAGATGAACCAGAGGCCAAAAGATG GAAAGCGGAAGGTGAAAATGAAGAAATTTCAGCacctggaagcagaacagtgagaGAACCTAGAGTTGTGGTTCAAACCACTAGTGACATTGACATTCTTGATGATGGATACAGATGGAGAAAATATGGACAGAAAGTGGTCAAGGGAAATCCAAATCCTAG GAGCTACTACAAGTGTACACATCCAGGATGTCCTGTAAGAAAGCATGTAGAGAGAGCATCCCATGATCTTAGGGCAGTGATCACAACCTATGAGGGGAAGCACAACCATGATATTCCTGCTGCTCGTGGCAGCAACTCTGCGAATAGGCCATTGCCTGAGAACAACAACGGCAGCATCAATAGCAACAAAAATGCAGCTATGGCGGTAAGGCCATTGGCTTTGATCCATCATTCTAACAACTTGACAAACCCACTTCGCCATCTAAGGCTACCAGCAACATCTGAAGGGGAAGCACACTTTTCACTAGAGATGCTTCAGAATCCAGACAATTTTACTTTCTCAGGATTTGGCAA GTACACTAATCAATCATCAACAGA TGTTTTTTCCGGAGCCAAGGAAGAACCAAGGGCTGAAATGTTCCTGGAATCATTGCTATGCTGA